The proteins below are encoded in one region of Lactuca sativa cultivar Salinas chromosome 3, Lsat_Salinas_v11, whole genome shotgun sequence:
- the LOC111904600 gene encoding uncharacterized mitochondrial protein AtMg00820-like, producing the protein MVTCSKWGIRKPFDRLNIHVETISCSRIPRNYSQSFQDLNWLNSMKDIYDALISKGTWVLVSQPSNANVVNCIWLLEKKLNTYGSLARYKAHLAANGRRQRLGIDCYETFSPIVKPTIIQAILNLVVSHHGMFIN; encoded by the coding sequence ATGGTTACTTGTAGCAAATGGGGCATCCGTAAACCTTTTGATCGTCTCAATATTCATGTTGAGACCATATCTTGCTCTCGTATTCCTCGCAACTACTCTCAATCCTTTCAAGATCTTAACTGGTTAAATTCCATGAAAGATATATATGATGCACTTATTTCTAAAGGAACTTGGGTGCTTGTATCTCAACCTTCTAATGCTAATGTGGTTAATTGTATTTGGTTATTGGAAAAGAAACTTAATACATATGGATCTTTAGCTCGATACAAGGCGCATTTGGCTGCAAATGGACGTAGACAACGTTTAGGCATTGACTGTTATGAAACTTTTAGTCCAATTGTTAAACCTACTATTATCCAGGCTATTCTTAACCTTGTTGTCTCCCATCATGGCATGTTCATCAACTAG